The proteins below are encoded in one region of Pongo pygmaeus isolate AG05252 chromosome 20, NHGRI_mPonPyg2-v2.0_pri, whole genome shotgun sequence:
- the S1PR2 gene encoding sphingosine 1-phosphate receptor 2: MGSLYSEYLNPNKVQEHYNYTKETLETQETTSRQVASAFIVILCCAIVVENLLVLIAVARNSKFHSAMYLFLGNLAASDLLAGVAFVANTLLSGSVTLRLTPVQWFAREGSAFITLSASVFSLLAIAIERHVAIAKVKLYGSDKSCRMLLLIGASWLISLVLGGLPILGWNCLGHLEACSTVLPLYAKHYVLCVVTIFSIILLAIVALYVRIYCVVRSSHADVAAPQTLALLKTVTIVLGVFIVCWLPAFSILLLDYACPVHSCPILYKAHYFFAFATLNSLLNPVIYTWRSRDLRREVLRPLQCWRPGVGVQGRRRGGTPGHHLLPLRSSSSLERGMHMPTSPTFLEGNTVV, from the coding sequence ATGGGCAGCTTGTACTCGGAGTACCTGAACCCCAACAAGGTCCAGGAACACTATAATTATACCAAGGAGACGCTGGAAACGCAGGAGACGACCTCCCGCCAGGTGGCCTCAGCCTTCATCGTCATCCTCTGTTGCGCCATTGTGGTGGAAAACCTTCTGGTGCTCATTGCGGTGGCCCGAAACAGCAAGTTCCACTCGGCAATGTACCTGTTTCTGGGCAACCTGGCCGCCTCCGATCTACTGGCAGGCGTGGCCTTCGTAGCCAATACCTTGCTCTCCGGCTCTGTCACGCTGAGGCTGACGCCTGTGCAGTGGTTTGCCCgggagggctctgccttcatcaCGCTCTCGGCCTCTGTCTTCAGCCTCCTGGCCATCGCCATTGAGCGCCACGTGGCCATTGCCAAGGTCAAGCTGTACGGCAGCGACAAGAGCTGCCGCATGCTCCTGCTCATCGGGGCCTCATGGCTCATCTCGCTGGTCCTCGGTGGCCTGCCCATCCTTGGCTGGAACTGCCTGGGCCACCTCGAGGCCTGTTCCACTGTCCTGCCTCTCTACGCCAAGCATTATGTGCTGTGCGTGGTGACCATCTTCTCCATCATCCTGTTGGCCATCGTGGCGCTGTACGTGCGCATCTACTGCGTGGTCCGCTCAAGCCACGCTGACGTGGCCGCCCCGCAGACGCTAGCCCTGCTCAAGACGGTCACCATCGTGCTAGGCGTCTTTATTGTCTGCTGGCTGCCCGCCTTCAGCATCCTCCTTCTGGACTATGCCTGTCCCGTCCACTCCTGCCCAATCCTCTACAAAGCCCACTACTTTTTCGCCTTCGCCACCCTGAATTCGCTGCTCAACCCCGTCATCTACACGTGGCGCAGCCGGGACCTGCGGCGGGAGGTGCTTCGGCCGCTGCAGTGCTGGCGGCCGGGGGTGGGGGTGCAAGGACGGAGGCGGGGCGGGACCCCGGGCCACCACCTCCTGCCACTCCGCAGCTCCAGCTCCCTGGAGAGGGGCATGCACATGCCCACGTCGCCCACGTTTCTGGAGGGCAACACGGTGGTCTGA